One Cryptomeria japonica chromosome 9, Sugi_1.0, whole genome shotgun sequence genomic window carries:
- the LOC131062891 gene encoding uncharacterized protein LOC131062891 has translation MASDDESASQEIESAALESEKYLNSVCEVDAIQNASIAEQNNTSTDDSRNAILNVKKNTNEKCQSFLDNSPFETIYIKEEELKKVNLDEYLHLKSVTSSGEDCNENPLGTCQNLEKSEQHSDEIKSVENEISNAMLGNEIHPECLQEKQFLIPHLISSSEHNVGVLCIRAANDAAHNTPRSLGVWKPIINKSSVGKTNKIVKTDLNVQSPGPRCIGSRITKTPYRKKSPLNWFPRKKTESFLERKIRMLQEAEGIKASLDETLVGSNIILPRVEREKRAVQAVAKEAIKTRKAAFVEASWCRILVAAGIPCGLAAEELKKAETKASEVLDKAVALGVIMKSNPSTSNHSCEGGSPNNEEGLSNTITASFETAFEVDKEVSAAVKVAFRRLSQLSDSTLGVKAADKCKSRICNGDALGLACIDESEILEGLDEKTGLHEGCFETNTQHDSELKGEKDTRTKHEAGKLPLGNKIFKEIPSNLEASEDLVKLMVERMKFLSTKELISLEQVVSTRGLGALLQEQNVEVKDKNSGCGLADILVKHVSRLEAEKAAASKSTVLSRASKKKICQENVPDLGSVLVKHKSKLEKEIAEAKKSYKGEELRCRQQSGQIVESLDKVLVKRVSVLERNKQEAAAKGMTLEDKKATKSIRSCTNEHSTLGLGDILKKQDSTMKNNFFKGFANRKENKDANMIGDTLFDEIKQTNIGKKESKEQVESLDKILIKRVSRLEKEKAAAIAFAKAHDEQRNLASTNSEINFFDGPDVCNHRRNAQDNTNDYASQYREDCVTSAVEKPVFIQSGNIHNVENILQHNSSSVSIPDLGSVLIKRVPKFQQEIEAAKRASTTSQSIWRKERFHNEKSEEGLDKVLVKHVSRLEREKLAVCNREISRNVCATSTASSGELEGQHPDRSGENQIQSNGVFIPEYTELCTKPDAKIQGLCSEISHLSYAKSNQLKQGNDNITGTSKTNPFPAPIKKMSRLEIEKQEAAALAASGNNPWQRRRNTRDQELQSIWGGVGLGNVLKPHMSKLKLEQAAWRKAEEEEKSQPPSH, from the exons ATGGCGTCAGATGATGAGAGCGCTTCTCAG GAAATTGAATCTGCAGCATTAGAATCAGAGAAGTACTTGAACTCTGTCTGTGAGGTTGATGCTATTCAGAATGCCTCAATAGCCGAGCAAAACAACACATCTACTGATGATAGTAGAAATGCCATCCTAAATGTCAAAAAGAATACAAATGAGAAATGCCAGTCGTTCCTAGATAACTCTCCATTTGAAACAATTTACATCAAAGAAGAGGAATTGAAGAAAGTAAACCTTGATGAGTATCTTCACTTAAAGTCTGTAACATCAAGTGGGGAAGATTGCAATGAAAACCCtcttgggacatgtcaaaatctaGAAAAATCAGAGCAACATTCAGATGAAATCAAGTCTGTGGAAAATGAAATTTCTAATGCAATGCTGGGAAATGAAATTCATCCAGAATGTTTGCAAGAAAAACAATTCCTAATTCCACATCTCATTTCCAGCAGTGAGCATAATGTTGGTGTTTTGTGTATTCGGGCAGCTAATGATGCTGCACATAATACACCCAGATCTCTTGGTGTATGGAAGCCTATTATCAACAAATCTAGTGTTGGAAAGACTAACAAGATTGTGAAAACAGACTTGAACGTGCAAAGCCCAGGTCCTCGATGTATAGGTTCAAGAATTACCAAGACTCCTTACCGGAAAAAATCTCCGTTGAACTGGTTTCCGCGTAAGAAGACAGAATCTTTTCTTGAACGCAAGATCAGAATGTTGCAG GAAGCAGAGGGAATAAAGGCATCCCTAGATGAAACTTTGGTGGGTTCAAACATTATATTGCCCAGAGTTGAGAGGGAAAAACGTGCAGTACAAGCTGTAGCAAAAGAAGCCATAAAAACTCGCAAAGCTGCTTTTGTAGAAGCATCCTGGTGTCGTATCTTAGTGGCGGCAGG AATTCCTTGTGGGTTAGCTGCAGAGGAGTTGAAGAAAGCTGAGACAAAGGCATCAGAAGTTCTTGATAAGGCAGTAGCACTTGGTGTGATTATGAAGAGCAACCCAAGCACTTCTAACCATTCATGTGAAGGAGGGAGTCCAAATAATGAAGAAGGCTTAAGTAATACCATAACTGCATCTTTTGAAACTGCATTTGAGGTGGACAAAGAAGTCTCAGCAGCTGTTAAAGTTGCTTTCAGGAGGTTGTCTCAACTATCTGATTCTACCCTAGGTGTTAAAGCAGCTGATAAATGCAAGTCTAGGATCTGCAATGGAGATGCACTAGGTCTTGCTTGCATTGATGAATCAGAAATTCTCGAGGGTCTGGATGAAAAGACTGGCTTGCATGAAGGATGTTTTGAAACCAACACTCAACATGATTCTGAATTGAAAGGAGAGAAAGATACCCGTACTAAACATGAAGCTGGTAAGCTACCACTGGGAAACAAAATATTTAAAGAGATTCCATCAAATCTTGAAGCATCTGAGGATTTGGTGAAGCTAATGGTGGAACGGATGAAATTTCTCAGCACTAAAGAGCTTATATCTCTAGAACAAGTAGTGTCTACTCGTGGATTGGGTGCTTTGCTTCAAGAACAAAATGTGGAAGTAAAAGATAAGAACAGCGGCTGTGGCCTTGCAGATATACTAGTTAAGCATGTTTCTCGTTTGGAGGCAGAAAAGGCTGCAGCTTCTAAGTCCACTGTCTTATCTAGAGCTTCTAAAAAGAAAATTTGTCAGGAAAATGTACCTGATTTAGGAAGTGTTCTTGTAAAGCATAAATCGAAATTGGAGAAAGAAATAGCAGAAGCCAAAAAGTCATACAAAGGAGAGGAGCTAAGATGCCGTCAACAGTCGGGGCAAATAGTGGAAAGTCTTGATAAAGTTCTTGTTAAACGCGTATCAGTCTTGGAAAGAAATAAGCAGGAAGCAGCTGCAAAAGGCATGACACTTGAAGATAAAAAGGCCACCAAATCTATAAGATCTTGTACAAATGAGCACAGTACACTTGGATTGGGTGACATTCTGAAGAaacaagattctacaatgaaaaacaatttttttaagggTTTTGCCAATAGAAAAGAGAACAAAGATGCAAATATGATAGGTGATACTCTTTTTGACGAAATTAAACAGACTAATATTGGTAAAAAAGAGTCTAAAGAACAAGTTGAGAGTTTAGATAAGATTCTCATTAAGAGAGTCTCCAGGTTAGAAAAGGAGAAGGCAGCAGCAATTGCTTTTGCAAAGGCACATGACGAACAAAGAAACTTGGCATCTACAAATTCCGAGATAAATTTTTTTGATGGTCCCGATGTTTGTAACCACAGAAGGAATGCACAAGACAATACAAATGATTATGCTTCTCAGTACAGGGAAGATTGTGTTACCTCTGCAGTGGAGAAACCTGTATTCATCCAGTCTGGAAACATTCACAATGTAGAGAATATATTACAGCATAATTCCTCTTCTGTATCCATCCCTGATTTAGGAAGTGTACTGATCAAACGGGTTCCCAAATTTCAACAAGAAATTGAAGCAGCAAAAAGAGCTTCCACAACATCTCAAAGCATATGGAGAAAGGAGCGCTTCCATAACGAGAAGTCTGAGGAAGGTTTAGATAAGGTTCTAGTCAAACATGTTTCAAGGCTTGAACGGGAGAAACTTGCAGTTTGTAATAGAGAAATCTCAAGAAATGTCTGTGCAACTTCCACAGCTTCATCTGGTGAGTTAGAAGGTCAGCATCCTGACCGGAGTGGGGAGAATCAAATTCAGAGTAACGGTGTCTTTATACCTGAATATACTGAATTGTGTACTAAACCAGATGCAAAGATCCAAGGATTGTGCAGTGAAATTTCTCATCTCTCATATGCTAAGAGCAACCAGTTGAAGCAGGGTAATGATAATATTACCGGAACATCTAAAACCAACCCTTTTCCAGCACCCATCAAGAAGATGTCAAGACTTGAGATTGAAAAACAAGAAGCAGCTGCCTTGGCTGCATCTGGGAATAATCCTTGGCAAAGGCGGAGGAATACCAGAGACCAAGAATTACAGAGTATATGGGGAGGTGTGGGCCTTGGAAATGTGCTGAAACCACATATGTCTAAACTCAAGCTGGAGCAG GCTGCTTGGCGTAAGgcagaagaggaagaaaagagtcAGCCACCTTCACACTGA